One Lutra lutra chromosome 7, mLutLut1.2, whole genome shotgun sequence DNA window includes the following coding sequences:
- the RNF31 gene encoding E3 ubiquitin-protein ligase RNF31 isoform X1 — MPGKEEERAFLAAREELASALRKDSGQVFSMEQLQPLLVTSLPPAARYLQLDASRLVRCNAHGEPRNYLNTLSTALNILEKYGRNLLSPQRPRYWRGVKFNNPVFRSTVDAVQGGRDVLRLYGYTEEQPDGLSFPEGQEEPDEHQVAAVTLEVLLLRTELSLLLQNTHPRQQALEQLLEDKVEDDVSKILQLSEFAPLLREIAPGPLTTPSAPGSTPGPCFLCGSAPGILHCSACKQALCPACDRLFHGHPSRAHHLRQTLPGAPQATRLTPSLPASAQSRTQSTSVLTLGDSSLMLPLKASPDPTNACLPWHCAACAMLNESWAVLCVACDRPRGCKGLGLGIEGSQGAGGLESELARGRWACQSCTFENEAAAVLCAICERPRLAQPPSLVVDSRDTGICLQPLQQGDTLRSSAQTPVWYCIHCTFCNSGPGWVCVMCNRTSSPIPIQHAPWSHASSLEERLPEPGPTRRLSAPLPGSCVDPEKQRQDKMREEGLQLVTKIREGEAAGACPEEVFSALQYSGTEVPLQWLRSELPYVLEMVAELAGQQDPGLGAFSCQEARKAWLDRHGNVDEAVEECVRARRRKVQELRLLGFGPEEGSLQALFQHGGDVARALTELQRQRLEPFHQRLWDKSPDPTLSWDGPDKQSLVRRLLAVYALPSWGRAELALSLLQETPRNYELGDVVEAVRHSQDRAFLRRLLAQECAVCGWALPRNRMQALTSCECTICPDCFRQHFTIALKEKHITDMVCPACGRPDLTDDTQLLSYFSTLDIQLRESLEPDAYALFHKKLTEGVLMRDPKFLWCAQCSFGFIYEREQLEATCPQCHQTFCVRCKRQWEEQHRGRSCEDFQNWKRTNDPEYQAQGLAMYLQENGIDCPKCKFSYALARGGCMHFHCTQCRHQFCSGCYNTFYAKNKCPDPNCRVKKSLHGHHPRDCLFYLRDWAALRLQKLLQDNNVMFNTEPPAGARAVPGGGCRVMEQKEVPNGFRDEACGKETPAGHAGLCQAHYKEYLVSLINAHSLDPATLYEVEELETAVERYLHVRPQPITGEDTAAYHARLLQKLIEEVPLGHSIPRRRK, encoded by the exons ATGccggggaaggaggaggagcggGCCTTCCTGGCTGCCCGTGAGGAGCTGGCGAGCGCCCTGAGGAAGGATTCGGGGCAGGTGTTTTCCATGGAGCAGCTGCAGCCGCTATTGGTCACATCCCTGCCTCCAGCAGCCCGCTACCTGCAGCTGGACGCCTCACGCCTGGTCCGCTGCAATGCTCATGGGGAG CCCCGAAACTACCTCAACACTCTGTCCACGGCCCTGAACATCCTGGAGAAATATGGCCGCAACCTCCTCAGCCCTCAGCGGCCCCGGTACTGGCGCGGGGTCAAGTTTAATAACCCTGTCTTTCGCAGTACAGTGGATGCTGTGCAG GGGGGCCGGGATGTTCTGCGATTGTATGGCTACACAGAGGAGCAACCAGATGGATTGAGTTTCCCTGAGGGGCAGGAGGAGCCCGATGAGCACCAGGTGGCTGCAGTCACACTGGAAGTGCTGCTGCTTCGGACAGAGCTCAGCCTGCTGTTACAG AATACTCACCCAAGACAACAAGCCCTGGAGCAACTGCTGGAAGACAAGGTTGAGGATGATGTAAGCAAG ATACTACAGCTCTCAGAGTTTGCCCCCTTATTGAGAGAAATTGCTCCTGGCCCCCTCACCACACCCTCTGCCCCAG GCTCCACTCCTGGTCCCTGCTTCCTCTGTGGCTCTGCCCCAGGCATACTGCACTGTTCAGCCTGTAAACAGGCCTTGTGCCCAGCTTGTGATCGCCTGTTCCATGGACACCCATCCCGTGCCCATCACCTCCGTCAGACCCTGCCTGGGGCCCCCCAGGCCACCCGCCTGACCCCCAG CTTACCTGCATCAGCTCAATCACGGACCCAGTCAACCTCCGTGCTGACCCTGGGAGACAGCTCTCTTATGCTTCCCCTGAAAGCTTCCCCTGATCCCACAAATGCCTGTCTGCCCTGGCACTGTGCTGCCTGTGCCATGCTAAATGAATCTTGGGCAGTGCTCTGTGTGGCCTGTGATCGGCCCCGAGGCTGTAAGGGGTTGGGGCTGGGGATCGAGGGTTCCCAAGGAGCTGGGGGCCTAGAATCTGAGCTTGCACGGGGTCGTTGGGCCTGCCAGAGCTGCACCTTTGAGAATGAGGCGGCAGCTGTGCTATGTGCCATCTGTGAGAGACCTCGGCTGGCTCAGCCTCCTAGCTTGGTGGTGGATTCTCGGGATACTGGCATTTGCCTGCAGCCCCTTCAG CAGGGGGATACTTTGCGCTCCTCTGCCCAGACTCCAGTCTGGTACTGTATTCACTGTACCTTCTGCAACTCGGGCCCTGGCTGGGTGTGTGTCATGTGCAACCGGACCAGCAGCCCCATCCCCATACAGCATGCTCCCTGGTCCCATGCCAGCTCACTGGAAGAGCGACTCCCTGAGCCAGGGCCTACACGACGCCTCAGTGCCCCCCTTCCCGGTTCCTGTGTGGACCCCGAGAAGCAGCGCCAAGACAAGATGCGGGAAGAAGGTCTCCAACTAGTGACCAAGATCCGG GAAGGGGAAGCTGCAGGTGCCTGTCCAGAGGAGGTCTTCTCAGCTCTACAGTACTCAGGCACCGAAGTGCCCCTGCAGTGGTTGCGCTCAGAGTTGCCCTACGTGCTGGAGATGGTGGCCGAGCTGGCTGGACAGCAGGACCCGGGTCTGGGTGCCTTTTCCTGTCAGGAGGCCCGGAAAGCCTGGCTGGATCGGCATGGCAATGTTGACGAAGCTGTGGAAGAGTGTGTGAGGGCCCGGCGGAGGAAG GTGCAGGAGCTCAGGTTGCTGGGCTTTGGACCTGAAGAGGGGTCTCTTCAAGCATTGTTCCAACATGGTGGTGATGTGGCTCGGGCCCTGACAGAGCTCCAGCGCCAGCGCCTGGAGCCCTTCCATCAGCGCCTCTGGGACAAGAGCCCTGATCCCACCCTTTCCTGGGATGGGCCGGATAAGCAG AGTCTGGTTAGGCGGCTTTTGGCAGTCTACGCACTCCCCAGCTGGGGCCGGGCAGAGCTGGCACTGTCGTTGCTGCAGGAGACACCCAGGAATTACGAGCTGGGGGACGTGGTGGAAGCTGTGAGGCACAGCCAGGACCGGGCCTTTCTGCGCCGCTTGCTTGCACAGGAGTGTGCTGTGTGCGGCTGGGCCCTGCCCCGCAACAGG ATGCAGGCCCTGACTTCCTGTGAGTGCACCATCTGCCCTGACTGCTTCCGCCAGCACTTCACCATCGCCTTGAAGGAGAAGCACATCACTGACATGGTGTGCCCCGCCTGTGGCCGCCCAGACCTCACTGATGACACCCAGCTGCTCAGCTACTTCTCTACCCTTGACATCCAG cTGCGAGAGAGCCTAGAGCCAGATGCCTATGCACTGTTTCACAAGAAGCTGACTGAGGGTGTGCTCATGCGGGACCCCAAGTTCTTGTGGTGTGCTCAG TGCTCCTTTGGCTTCATATATGAACGGGAGCAGCTGGAGGCAACGTGTCCCCAGTGTCACCAGACCTTCTGTGTGCGCTGTAAGCGCCAG TGGGAGGAGCAGCACCGAGGCCGGAGCTGCGAGGATTTCCAGAACTGGAAACGCACCAATGACCCAGAATACCAGGCCCAGGGCCTAGCCATGTATCTTCAGGAGAACGGCATTG ACTGCCCCAAGTGCAAGTTCTCGTACGCACTGGCCCGAGGAGGCTGCATGCACTTTCACTGCACCCAGTGCCGCCACCAGTTCTGCAGTGGCTGCTACAATACCTTTTACGCCAAGAAT AAATGTCCAGACCCTAACTGCAGGGTGAAAAAGTCCCTGCATGGCCACCACCCACGAGACTGCCTCTTCTACCTGCGGGACTGGGCTGCTCTCCGGCTCCAGAAGCTGCTACAG GACAATAATGTCATGTTCAACACAGAGCCCCCAGCAGGGGCCCGGGCGGTACCTGGCG GTGGCTGCCGGGTGATGGAGCAGAAAGAGGTTCCTAACGGGTTCCGAGATGAAGCTTGTGGCAAGGAGACTCCGGCTGGTCATGCTGGCCTCTGCCA GGCACACTACAAAGAATATCTTGTGAGCCTCATTAATGCCCACTCGCTGGACCCCGCCACCCTGTATGAAGTAGAGGAGCTGGAGACAGCTGTGGAGCGCTACCTGCATGTGCGCCCACAGCCCATTACCGGGGAGGACACTGCTGCCTACCATGCCCGTCTATTACAG aAGCTGATAGAAGAAGTGCCCTTGGGACACAGTATCCCTCGAAGGAGGAAGTAG